TTTCTAGTTTTAAGACCACGGACCATTTTGAATCCAACCATTAACTATGATTTTGCCAATTTCACTCTGTGCTTTATTCCAGTCTACCCAACATTTGGTTTTATTACAATAAACACCATTTGGATAAGCTGTTGCAGCCTCTGCATTTATAGAACTGAATAACAAACCTAGTCCACTTACCAAAATAAAAACTGTTGCAAACTTAATTAAATTTTT
This window of the Carnobacterium mobile DSM 4848 genome carries:
- a CDS encoding class II bacteriocin; this translates as MKKNLIKFATVFILVSGLGLLFSSINAEAATAYPNGVYCNKTKCWVDWNKAQSEIGKIIVNGWIQNGPWS